AAAAACCTGTCAAAATCGGCTGACAGCTTACAACCAATTGAATTTTTAAATACTAAATTGTCAGACCAATTAGTAGGTTCATATGAAACTCAAAAGTTTATAGAATCATTAGACTCTTCTTTGAAGGATATAAAAAAGAACCTATCAAAAAAGATAAAAGAACCAATTAAGGTTTCAGGAGAAATAAAAGATTTAAAAATACAATTACAAAATATTGAGAAGAGAATAAATCAACTGAATGAAATAAAAAAGAATAGTTCATCAGAAGGAAAAAAGTATGTTGTTTTAGGGGAAATTAAATATGCTTTTGAGCAAATCATAGGCAGAAAACAAATAAAACCTATTGACACTGTTGAACTAAACAGCCTAACTGATGAAAAAATAAGATTAGAAAAAGTACCGCAAGATACTGAGCAAATAAAGTTTTCTATGAAATCATTATTGAATGAGAGTATTCAAAGAAACTATAATTTATATCCTTTGCCTAATTATCAAAATGGTAATGCAAAATTTAATAATGATGAAATGCGTTTAAAGCTATGTCCAGAAGGAGAAATGTTTCCTTTAGATAATGTAGGGAGTAAATCTAACTTTATGTTTATGCACTTATACTTTTTCTTAGGATTACACGAACATATAATTTCATTAGAACAACCACACGTCCCTCAATTTTTATTTATTGACCAACCAAGTATTCCTTATTATGGCAGTAAAGGAAATAGCGATAAAAATAAATTAGTGAATGCTTTTTCTCTTCTAAATTCTTTTATAGACTATATTATAAAAGAAAAGAAAACAAGTTTTCAAATTTTTATGGTTGAACACGCTCCACAAGAATATTGGATTGATAATGACTTAACATATTTTCATACTGTAGATGAATTTATTGGCGGAAAAGGGTTGATTCCTAGTAATATTTATAAAAATTAATTTACACAAAAAATGACATTAGGTAAAATAGAAAAATTTATTATACATTTTGTAGGTAATAAAAATAATGAAGAAGGAGTTCGCTTTTCAAATGCTTTAGCAAATATTAATAAAACAGAAGAATATATTCGGAACTTGATAAGTAACAATCTTAAAGTAGAAGAATTATTTCATTTTTATTTTGTTCCAAACATTGAGCTTAATCCAATGTTTCAATTTGTAAGTTCAATTTTCAATGAAAAATCTACTTTTATTGAGCAATCACAGAATTGTTCAAGATATTTATATGATAAGAGTACACACCCGAAAATTAAGGGAGGCGAATTATGCATAATATATATTGAAGATTGTGTTTTAAATGGAGAAAAAACGGATGCTATAGGTTTATTCAAATCAGAAAATAAAGAAACTATACTAAAGGTGCTTTCAACAAATGATAGTTTTGAATTAGAAAGTGAAA
Above is a genomic segment from Bacteroidota bacterium containing:
- a CDS encoding DUF3732 domain-containing protein, with the translated sequence MIFILHEIKLWFKDDNSEPKSYDFLPNKINVISGDATTGKTSFWSIIDYCLLSGKMNIVNAISEKVDWFGIRFTINDKEISIVRKSPNKGLPASEVYYDFGEFPKVPKGNKEIAEIKSKLDDEFGITDALRFPYGKALGKTTFNLSYRHFLLFNSLTESIIGTSETFFDTTFYGKEEYDKALSHIFDLVIGVNDMENIKAKERIKELDEGIKKINTQEKRNQTINNNLERDIFELITKSKENKFIEYLHPADSVNEAIELLQNVIQNTVKVADNSKLFSEIDELYKKKFKLKTQINAIDKYRKEYSIYKKNLSKSADSLQPIEFLNTKLSDQLVGSYETQKFIESLDSSLKDIKKNLSKKIKEPIKVSGEIKDLKIQLQNIEKRINQLNEIKKNSSSEGKKYVVLGEIKYAFEQIIGRKQIKPIDTVELNSLTDEKIRLEKVPQDTEQIKFSMKSLLNESIQRNYNLYPLPNYQNGNAKFNNDEMRLKLCPEGEMFPLDNVGSKSNFMFMHLYFFLGLHEHIISLEQPHVPQFLFIDQPSIPYYGSKGNSDKNKLVNAFSLLNSFIDYIIKEKKTSFQIFMVEHAPQEYWIDNDLTYFHTVDEFIGGKGLIPSNIYKN